A window of Thermococcus aggregans contains these coding sequences:
- a CDS encoding ADP-dependent ribose-1-phosphate kinase, with protein MFDVVAIGNLNYDITLLVERFPEFHEKVIAKKAHFGLGGAAGNTASWLAHMGVKVGFIGAVGNDEIGEAHIQYFKKIGVDVGGIKVVNEHSGIAVSLIKGEDKRIVKHLGANAYRDVDFDYLSKARHVHMSSNPKELIEKTVNFAFENGISISLDIGEAEVPSSVEDKITYLLMNEDEFKRKYGSLEKIHDVRAKNVIVTLNGGGAMVRDEKGKVFEVRGLSAEVVDSTGAGDAFDAGFIYGVLKGWELKDAAKLGTLLAYLTVQKVGARSAIIPLEEIKKIAEELNLGLPF; from the coding sequence ATGTTCGATGTAGTGGCAATTGGTAATCTCAACTATGATATAACCCTTCTCGTTGAGAGATTTCCTGAGTTTCATGAGAAGGTAATTGCAAAGAAAGCTCACTTTGGATTGGGGGGAGCTGCGGGCAATACCGCTTCTTGGTTGGCACATATGGGAGTTAAGGTAGGATTTATCGGGGCTGTAGGTAATGACGAGATTGGCGAGGCACACATACAGTATTTCAAGAAAATTGGAGTTGATGTTGGAGGTATTAAAGTTGTCAATGAGCATTCTGGAATCGCTGTTTCCTTAATAAAGGGCGAAGACAAGAGGATAGTGAAGCATCTCGGTGCTAATGCCTATAGAGATGTCGATTTCGATTACCTTTCAAAGGCAAGGCACGTCCATATGTCCTCCAACCCCAAAGAGCTCATTGAAAAGACCGTTAACTTTGCCTTTGAGAACGGAATTTCCATTTCGCTTGACATAGGAGAGGCGGAAGTGCCAAGCTCTGTTGAAGACAAGATAACATACTTACTAATGAACGAGGATGAGTTCAAACGAAAGTATGGAAGCTTGGAGAAAATCCACGATGTTAGGGCTAAAAACGTCATTGTAACCCTAAACGGCGGAGGCGCAATGGTTAGAGATGAGAAGGGAAAAGTTTTCGAAGTTAGAGGGCTTAGCGCTGAAGTAGTAGACTCTACCGGAGCAGGGGATGCATTCGACGCTGGGTTCATCTACGGAGTTCTCAAAGGATGGGAGCTGAAAGATGCAGCAAAGCTCGGAACCCTGTTAGCGTATCTCACAGTGCAGAAAGTGGGTGCAAGAAGTGCGATAATTCCTCTGGAAGAAATTAAAAAAATAGCAGAAGAACTGAATTTGGGCTTGCCCTTCTAA
- a CDS encoding ABC transporter permease — MEVINELRALYGVAVKSWKIFLSYRVWFISDVMLGFFFVGQALLIGIGLTGERNSPALQRLTGYSDYVTFAVLGFMVLGFGLTFLSGFVWSVVDELYAGTLEYSFAAPIRRLTFFMGNVLTRIFLSLIYMSIYIPLFVVIFDVHFDFINFIKALPVLFMGTVGMIGMGMAAAGIVLYLKDPGPFITILEMLVFALSGAMYPISILPRGLQIMAKIFPYAPTSDAVRKVVAYGYAKASGEILYLIFLSTVYALLGYLSYKWSENQARTIGLKSY; from the coding sequence ATGGAGGTTATTAACGAGCTTAGGGCACTTTACGGTGTTGCTGTCAAGAGCTGGAAGATCTTTTTGAGCTATAGAGTATGGTTCATTAGTGATGTTATGTTAGGTTTCTTTTTTGTCGGTCAGGCCTTGTTGATAGGGATAGGTCTTACCGGAGAGAGAAACTCCCCCGCGCTTCAGCGTCTCACGGGGTACTCAGACTACGTAACCTTTGCCGTGCTGGGGTTTATGGTGTTGGGCTTTGGATTGACTTTTCTTAGTGGCTTCGTATGGAGCGTTGTTGATGAGCTCTATGCTGGAACTCTCGAATATTCTTTTGCAGCGCCAATAAGGAGGCTGACCTTCTTTATGGGCAACGTGCTTACTCGAATTTTCTTGTCTCTCATCTATATGTCCATTTACATTCCCCTTTTCGTTGTGATATTTGATGTCCACTTCGACTTCATTAACTTCATTAAAGCCCTTCCAGTACTATTTATGGGCACTGTAGGGATGATAGGTATGGGAATGGCAGCTGCGGGCATCGTTCTCTATTTGAAGGACCCGGGACCTTTCATAACGATTCTCGAAATGCTGGTCTTTGCCCTAAGCGGTGCGATGTATCCGATTTCAATCCTGCCCAGGGGACTGCAGATAATGGCAAAGATTTTTCCCTATGCTCCAACAAGTGATGCCGTAAGAAAAGTCGTTGCCTACGGGTATGCAAAAGCCTCTGGGGAGATTTTATACCTCATTTTTCTTTCAACAGTCTATGCCTTGCTGGGGTATCTAAGTTATAAATGGAGCGAAAACCAGGCAAGAACAATTGGTTTGAAGAGCTATTAG
- a CDS encoding ABC transporter permease translates to MILLAVIEKEFRMFFRYPLRVVSSILVGLVFLLQFVFFGQAVLGGRYSQLLAASTGMGDYPTYALIGYVLWWVSVSPMEAYVWGVRRELQRGTFEMNVLSSARILELLFGLAVSWLLMDSVLMGVVFAIGALIFDIPITISVVLRSVPVIVASLFAFLGFGLIFAGLVMLLKNIGPFAQIFEFSMLFFSGVFFPLSVMPKWLFAFSKIFPLTHAASAVRAIFVGKAYAEIQGEIIWLLFLIPFYWIIGYILFKWAEKITRVVGYGGY, encoded by the coding sequence TTGATACTGCTGGCTGTAATAGAGAAGGAGTTTAGAATGTTTTTCAGGTATCCTTTAAGAGTTGTAAGCTCCATCCTAGTTGGCTTGGTTTTTCTCCTTCAGTTCGTCTTCTTTGGGCAGGCAGTTCTTGGAGGCAGGTATTCCCAACTGCTCGCCGCTTCTACGGGAATGGGTGATTATCCAACGTATGCCTTGATTGGCTACGTTTTATGGTGGGTCTCAGTTTCACCTATGGAGGCTTACGTCTGGGGCGTGAGGAGAGAGCTCCAGAGAGGAACTTTTGAAATGAACGTCCTTTCTTCAGCCAGGATTTTAGAACTGCTTTTCGGATTAGCGGTTAGCTGGCTTTTAATGGACTCCGTCCTTATGGGAGTTGTCTTTGCAATTGGTGCCCTAATATTTGATATTCCCATTACAATCTCGGTAGTCTTGAGGTCTGTTCCAGTTATTGTAGCATCGCTCTTTGCGTTTTTGGGATTTGGGCTAATATTTGCAGGTCTTGTTATGCTTTTAAAGAACATAGGACCTTTTGCCCAGATATTTGAGTTCTCAATGCTCTTCTTCTCTGGGGTGTTCTTCCCCCTTAGTGTAATGCCCAAATGGCTCTTTGCATTTTCAAAGATATTTCCGTTAACTCATGCTGCTTCTGCGGTAAGAGCTATTTTCGTGGGAAAAGCATATGCAGAAATACAGGGCGAAATAATATGGCTTCTCTTTTTGATTCCCTTTTACTGGATAATCGGATACATTCTTTTTAAATGGGCGGAGAAAATAACCCGGGTGGTTGGATATGGAGGTTATTAA
- a CDS encoding ABC transporter ATP-binding protein, protein MYAVEVFNLKKRYPKKIPLPLRKVEWVEAVKGITFKVKKGELFGLLGPNGAGKTTTIKMLTTLLEPTEGEARILGYDIRKDAREIRKRINLVAEGERTLYWRLSAYENLKYFARIYYVPKREEKERIEKLLKLVGLWERKDDLVMNYSRGMKQRLAIAKALINDPEVLFLDEPTLGLDVQSSVFVREFIRKLVDEKGKTILLTTHYMVEAEQLCDRIAIIDHGRIIALDTPDGLKKLVRDEDTVEIRLKGKVTFDDLPWRMAVVNEDSERGIITLRGQVDEEDLPKLVEWLVKRGAKIISVEQKEPTLEDVFIKLTGRGLRD, encoded by the coding sequence ATGTATGCAGTTGAGGTCTTTAATTTGAAGAAAAGATATCCTAAAAAGATTCCTCTCCCCTTAAGAAAGGTAGAATGGGTCGAAGCTGTTAAAGGCATCACCTTTAAGGTTAAAAAAGGAGAGCTTTTTGGACTTCTTGGACCTAATGGAGCTGGTAAAACCACCACAATAAAAATGCTTACCACTTTGCTTGAGCCCACCGAAGGAGAGGCAAGAATTCTTGGATACGACATACGAAAGGATGCAAGAGAGATCAGAAAGAGGATAAACCTCGTGGCAGAAGGAGAAAGGACTCTGTACTGGCGCTTGAGTGCATACGAGAACTTAAAATATTTTGCAAGGATTTACTATGTTCCCAAGAGAGAAGAAAAAGAAAGAATTGAAAAGCTCCTTAAGCTGGTTGGGCTGTGGGAGAGAAAAGACGACCTCGTTATGAACTACTCACGAGGAATGAAGCAGAGACTGGCTATAGCGAAAGCTCTGATAAACGACCCGGAAGTTCTGTTTTTGGACGAGCCTACTCTGGGCTTAGATGTGCAGAGCTCTGTATTCGTTAGGGAGTTCATAAGAAAGCTCGTTGACGAAAAGGGCAAAACTATTCTCCTAACTACCCACTATATGGTTGAAGCAGAGCAGCTTTGTGATAGGATAGCCATAATAGACCACGGCAGGATTATAGCTCTAGATACTCCAGATGGTCTTAAAAAGCTCGTTAGGGATGAAGATACTGTTGAGATACGCCTTAAGGGAAAGGTCACTTTTGATGATTTGCCTTGGAGAATGGCAGTTGTCAACGAGGATTCCGAAAGAGGAATTATAACTCTGAGGGGTCAAGTAGATGAAGAAGACCTTCCTAAGCTGGTTGAATGGCTTGTAAAGAGGGGAGCGAAAATAATAAGTGTAGAGCAGAAGGAGCCGACCCTTGAAGACGTTTTTATAAAGCTCACCGGCAGGGGGTTGAGAGATTGA
- the tfe gene encoding transcription factor E yields MARKKNKELLEFAEEIGGEEAIKVIKALEKKKEATDEEIAEMTGIRVNTVRKILYALYDNQLAEFRRVRDKDTGWYYYYWRLETKRLPEIIKAKKMQELKKLKEMLEEETKEVYYHCGTPGHPRLTFDEAMDYEFRCPLCGEMLMQYDNSEIVKELQEKIKKLEKELGITA; encoded by the coding sequence ATGGCCAGAAAGAAAAACAAAGAACTCCTAGAATTCGCAGAGGAGATAGGAGGAGAAGAAGCTATTAAGGTAATCAAGGCTCTTGAAAAAAAGAAAGAAGCAACTGATGAAGAGATTGCAGAAATGACAGGGATAAGAGTGAATACTGTTCGCAAAATTCTATATGCCCTCTACGATAACCAGCTTGCAGAGTTTAGGAGAGTTAGAGACAAGGACACCGGATGGTACTATTACTATTGGCGTCTTGAAACAAAAAGGCTGCCCGAGATTATAAAAGCCAAAAAAATGCAAGAGCTCAAAAAACTCAAAGAAATGCTCGAGGAAGAGACCAAAGAGGTTTACTACCACTGCGGAACCCCTGGTCATCCAAGATTAACGTTTGATGAGGCAATGGACTACGAATTCAGATGCCCGTTGTGTGGAGAAATGCTCATGCAGTATGACAACAGCGAAATAGTTAAAGAGCTCCAAGAAAAAATTAAAAAACTCGAAAAGGAGCTCGGAATAACAGCGTGA
- a CDS encoding DUF2110 family protein has translation MEIVIPEKIYGDRSGFEKLNKKLKSLIGELEVSWKIGITQKQWAKITLEGEDEEVSANLIREEFGEIPYKLSNVKEGDVYRGRFSDLGKVGYGVYVDIGVFSPAPKDVLIPLYYLKSTFGDKPVRQLIREFGWIDNIPVELEIVKVEFGTREMEGRFTERQLKQIKKWTSDGYDKIFIAGTISEKVEEALIETGHSRDVKRLEELGLMETLLVLKKGTQAPGIIKEIGPYLKAAVFGAIKFE, from the coding sequence ATGGAAATTGTTATTCCTGAGAAGATATACGGAGATAGAAGTGGCTTTGAAAAGCTCAATAAGAAGCTTAAATCTCTTATAGGGGAATTGGAAGTCTCATGGAAGATAGGAATTACTCAAAAACAGTGGGCCAAAATAACCTTGGAAGGAGAGGACGAGGAAGTTTCTGCAAACCTTATAAGAGAAGAATTTGGGGAAATCCCATACAAGCTGAGCAATGTAAAAGAAGGAGACGTATATAGGGGACGATTTAGTGACCTTGGAAAGGTCGGGTATGGGGTCTACGTTGATATTGGGGTATTCTCACCAGCTCCAAAGGACGTTTTGATACCCCTTTATTATCTCAAGTCCACCTTTGGAGACAAACCAGTTAGACAGCTCATAAGGGAGTTCGGATGGATAGACAACATTCCCGTTGAACTGGAAATCGTAAAAGTAGAATTTGGCACTAGAGAAATGGAAGGAAGATTCACCGAAAGACAGCTAAAACAAATAAAAAAGTGGACAAGTGATGGATACGACAAGATATTCATTGCAGGCACAATAAGTGAAAAAGTCGAGGAAGCCTTGATAGAGACCGGGCACTCAAGGGACGTGAAGAGGCTCGAAGAGCTTGGGCTTATGGAAACCCTCCTAGTGCTCAAGAAAGGCACACAGGCTCCGGGAATAATCAAGGAAATAGGGCCTTACTTAAAAGCTGCAGTGTTTGGAGCAATTAAGTTTGAGTAG
- a CDS encoding Mrp/NBP35 family ATP-binding protein, with product MTIKTPPNFNVPGLGVDPLTQRIKEKEKEWKYKIAVLSGKGGVGKSTVAVNLATALAKQGYFVGILDADVHGPNVAKMLGVEKADVLAEKFEDGHFEMMPPMNDFSGQTTPIKVMSMGFMVPEDQPIVWRGPLVTKAIKQLLGDVKWGSLDFMIVDFPPGTGDQILTVTQTIQLDAAIIVTTPQEVALLDTGKAVNMMKQMNVPYIGVIENMSYLICPHCGNKIDIFGEGGGEKLAKKEGVDFLGKIPIDLKAREASDKGIPIVLYEDTPAAKAFMEISQKLLAKLEELKEKE from the coding sequence ATGACAATAAAAACTCCACCTAATTTTAACGTGCCCGGGTTGGGAGTTGATCCCCTTACTCAGAGAATAAAGGAGAAAGAGAAGGAGTGGAAATATAAAATAGCAGTCTTAAGCGGAAAAGGAGGCGTTGGAAAATCCACAGTTGCTGTGAACCTAGCAACAGCCCTTGCAAAGCAGGGTTATTTCGTAGGTATCCTAGATGCTGATGTTCACGGCCCAAACGTTGCAAAAATGCTTGGCGTTGAAAAAGCCGATGTTCTGGCAGAGAAGTTTGAAGATGGTCATTTTGAAATGATGCCCCCGATGAATGACTTCTCAGGCCAGACAACTCCGATTAAAGTTATGAGCATGGGGTTTATGGTTCCTGAGGATCAGCCAATAGTATGGAGGGGCCCGTTAGTCACAAAAGCCATTAAACAGCTCCTCGGAGACGTCAAGTGGGGAAGCTTAGATTTTATGATAGTGGACTTTCCTCCGGGAACCGGAGACCAGATTTTAACCGTTACCCAGACAATACAGCTTGATGCCGCTATAATAGTTACCACTCCTCAAGAAGTAGCATTGCTCGATACTGGTAAAGCTGTGAACATGATGAAACAGATGAACGTTCCTTACATAGGAGTTATTGAAAATATGAGCTATCTTATATGCCCCCACTGCGGAAACAAGATAGATATCTTTGGAGAAGGCGGCGGGGAAAAGCTAGCGAAGAAGGAAGGAGTTGACTTCCTTGGAAAGATCCCCATAGACCTAAAGGCGAGAGAAGCGAGTGATAAGGGTATACCGATAGTTCTCTACGAAGACACTCCGGCTGCAAAAGCATTTATGGAGATCTCTCAAAAGCTCCTAGCAAAACTGGAAGAGCTAAAAGAAAAAGAGTAA
- the porB gene encoding pyruvate synthase subunit PorB: MAVRKPPITTREYWAPGHAACAGCGPAIVMKLATKAFSEAMEEKYGDPNAFAIAHATGCMEVVSAVFPYTAWKAPWVHVAFENAAAVASGIEAAWKKLGRKGKILAIGGDGGTADIGLQALSGMLERRHNVVYLMYDNEAYMNTGIQRSSSTPYGAWTTTSPPGKYSIGEDKPKKWVALIAAAHQVPYVATASIGDPYDFYRKMKKAASVDGPAFVQVLAPCVPGWRIPPEKTIEVAKLAIETGLWPLFEIENGDFHNIKFQRFPKDGKFKRPIEDYLKLQGRFKHLFKRPEAIQELKNQIKELWRILGKEVELP; this comes from the coding sequence ATGGCCGTTAGGAAGCCCCCTATCACAACTCGCGAATACTGGGCACCTGGTCATGCTGCATGTGCTGGATGTGGTCCTGCAATAGTAATGAAGCTTGCCACAAAGGCATTTAGCGAAGCCATGGAAGAAAAATATGGTGACCCAAACGCTTTCGCTATAGCCCATGCTACAGGATGTATGGAAGTCGTTTCTGCAGTATTCCCATACACCGCTTGGAAAGCCCCATGGGTACACGTGGCTTTTGAAAACGCTGCAGCCGTAGCGAGCGGTATTGAAGCAGCGTGGAAGAAGCTCGGCAGGAAAGGAAAGATCCTCGCTATTGGTGGAGATGGTGGTACAGCAGATATAGGTCTCCAAGCACTTTCTGGAATGCTTGAGAGAAGGCACAACGTGGTTTACCTCATGTATGATAACGAGGCTTACATGAACACGGGTATTCAGAGGTCTTCATCCACTCCTTACGGAGCATGGACAACCACATCACCCCCAGGAAAGTACTCAATTGGTGAAGACAAGCCAAAGAAGTGGGTTGCCCTTATAGCTGCGGCTCACCAAGTTCCATATGTCGCAACAGCAAGCATTGGAGACCCCTATGACTTCTACAGGAAGATGAAGAAAGCTGCAAGCGTTGACGGACCAGCATTCGTTCAGGTATTAGCTCCATGTGTTCCAGGATGGAGAATTCCACCAGAGAAGACAATAGAGGTTGCCAAATTGGCAATTGAAACTGGTCTCTGGCCACTTTTTGAAATCGAAAATGGAGACTTCCACAACATAAAGTTCCAGAGATTCCCCAAGGACGGAAAGTTCAAGAGACCAATTGAAGACTACCTCAAGCTACAGGGAAGATTTAAGCACCTCTTCAAGAGGCCAGAAGCTATTCAAGAGCTCAAGAACCAGATAAAAGAACTATGGAGAATTCTCGGCAAAGAAGTAGAACTTCCATGA
- the porA gene encoding pyruvate synthase subunit PorA — protein sequence MPMRKVMKGNEAAAWAAKLARPKVVAAFPITPSTLVPEKISEFVANGEMDAEFIKVESEHSAISACVGASAAGVRTFTATASQGLALMHEILFIAAGMRLPIVMAIGNRALSAPINIWNDWQDTISERDTGWLQFYAENNQEALDLILIAFKVAEDERVLLPAMVGFDAFILTHTVEPVEIPDQEVVDEFLGEYVPKHAYLDPARPITQGSLGFPAHYMEARYKVWEAMENAREVIKEVFDEFEKKFGRRYHMIEEYRTDDAEIILLTMGSLAGTLKEFVDKKREEGVKIGAAKMTVYRPFPIEELKALAKKTKVLAILEKDVSFGIGGAVFTDASRVLVNEKEKPILLDFIVGLGGRDVTFGQLEEVVEISKKALEGEKVEEVHWIGLRKEIL from the coding sequence ATGCCTATGAGAAAAGTTATGAAAGGTAATGAAGCTGCAGCTTGGGCAGCCAAGCTTGCAAGGCCAAAGGTAGTCGCTGCATTTCCAATTACACCATCAACACTCGTTCCTGAAAAGATCAGCGAATTCGTTGCCAACGGAGAGATGGATGCCGAATTTATAAAAGTTGAAAGCGAACACTCTGCAATTTCTGCATGTGTTGGTGCTTCAGCTGCGGGAGTTAGAACCTTCACAGCAACAGCTTCACAAGGTCTTGCTTTAATGCACGAAATTCTCTTCATAGCCGCTGGAATGAGGCTTCCAATTGTAATGGCAATTGGTAACAGAGCTTTGAGCGCTCCAATTAACATCTGGAACGACTGGCAAGATACAATAAGCGAGAGAGACACTGGCTGGTTGCAGTTCTATGCTGAGAACAACCAAGAGGCACTCGATTTAATATTGATTGCATTCAAAGTTGCCGAAGATGAAAGAGTTCTCCTTCCAGCAATGGTAGGTTTCGATGCATTCATCCTAACCCACACAGTCGAGCCAGTTGAAATACCAGATCAAGAAGTAGTTGATGAGTTCCTTGGAGAGTACGTACCCAAGCACGCCTATCTCGACCCAGCCAGACCAATCACACAAGGTTCCCTTGGATTCCCAGCTCACTATATGGAGGCAAGATACAAGGTATGGGAAGCCATGGAGAACGCAAGAGAAGTAATCAAGGAAGTCTTTGACGAGTTCGAGAAGAAGTTCGGAAGAAGATACCACATGATTGAAGAGTACAGAACAGATGATGCTGAAATAATCCTTCTCACAATGGGTTCACTCGCTGGAACACTCAAGGAGTTCGTAGACAAGAAGAGAGAAGAAGGCGTAAAGATCGGAGCCGCAAAGATGACAGTTTACAGGCCATTCCCAATTGAGGAACTTAAGGCTTTGGCCAAGAAGACAAAGGTTCTTGCAATTCTTGAAAAGGACGTAAGCTTTGGAATAGGTGGAGCAGTCTTTACAGATGCAAGCAGAGTACTCGTAAACGAGAAGGAGAAGCCAATACTACTTGACTTCATAGTGGGCCTTGGTGGAAGAGACGTTACTTTCGGGCAACTCGAAGAGGTCGTTGAAATTTCAAAGAAGGCACTTGAGGGAGAGAAAGTTGAGGAAGTCCACTGGATAGGATTGAGGAAGGAGATTTTGTGA
- the porD gene encoding pyruvate synthase subunit PorD, giving the protein MAESPFKADIERVQKEYSEKMTPGAIVYIPGSSVVNKTGGWRVFRPQFNKDKCVRCFMCYTLCPEPAIYLDEEGYPVFDYDYCKGCGICANECPTKAIEMVRESK; this is encoded by the coding sequence ATGGCGGAAAGTCCATTCAAAGCTGATATTGAAAGAGTCCAAAAGGAGTATAGCGAAAAAATGACACCTGGTGCAATAGTTTACATTCCCGGAAGCAGCGTTGTGAACAAGACCGGCGGCTGGAGAGTTTTTAGACCACAGTTTAACAAGGATAAATGTGTTAGATGTTTCATGTGCTACACTCTCTGTCCAGAGCCAGCAATTTATCTCGACGAGGAGGGCTATCCGGTGTTTGATTACGACTATTGTAAGGGTTGTGGAATCTGCGCAAATGAATGCCCAACCAAGGCAATTGAAATGGTTAGGGAATCTAAGTGA
- a CDS encoding 3-methyl-2-oxobutanoate dehydrogenase subunit beta yields the protein MELPADVKKKLTLPFEEHFYAGHTACQGCGAALGLRYVLKAYGGKAIFTIPACCSTIIAGPWPYTALNAPLFHTAFETTGAVISGIEAALKAKGYKVKGEDGIMVVGWAGDGGTADIGLQALSGFLERGHDALYIMYDNEAYMNTGIQRSSSTPYGAWTTNTPGGKKHFLEQRPKKKVIDIVIAHKPAYAATASVAYPEDFMRKLKKAQTIKGPAFIQLFAPCPTGWRSPTDKTIEIARLAVQTAYFPLFEYENGKYKINMPSPNKEPKPLEEFLKLQGRFKYMTKEDIETLQEWVLREWEELKKKAEVFG from the coding sequence ATGGAGCTTCCTGCTGATGTTAAGAAAAAATTGACCTTACCATTTGAAGAGCACTTTTACGCTGGGCATACTGCCTGTCAGGGCTGTGGTGCAGCCCTAGGATTAAGATACGTCCTTAAGGCATACGGAGGAAAAGCAATCTTCACTATTCCTGCATGTTGTTCCACGATCATAGCTGGTCCATGGCCATACACGGCTTTAAATGCTCCTCTCTTCCACACAGCATTTGAGACAACGGGTGCAGTAATTAGCGGTATTGAGGCTGCTCTGAAAGCAAAGGGATACAAGGTAAAGGGTGAAGATGGCATAATGGTCGTTGGATGGGCAGGAGATGGTGGTACAGCGGACATAGGTCTCCAAGCCCTAAGCGGTTTCCTTGAAAGAGGACACGACGCTCTCTACATCATGTATGATAACGAGGCTTACATGAACACGGGTATTCAGAGGTCTTCATCCACTCCTTACGGAGCATGGACAACTAACACACCAGGTGGAAAGAAGCACTTCCTTGAGCAGAGACCAAAGAAAAAGGTTATTGACATTGTCATAGCCCACAAACCAGCCTATGCAGCAACTGCAAGCGTTGCCTATCCAGAGGACTTCATGAGAAAGCTCAAAAAGGCTCAAACAATTAAGGGTCCTGCTTTCATTCAGCTATTCGCACCGTGCCCAACTGGATGGAGAAGCCCAACGGACAAGACCATAGAGATTGCTCGCCTAGCAGTCCAAACAGCATATTTCCCACTGTTTGAATATGAAAACGGAAAGTACAAGATAAACATGCCCTCACCAAACAAAGAGCCAAAGCCTCTGGAGGAGTTTCTTAAGCTCCAGGGAAGATTCAAATACATGACAAAGGAAGACATAGAGACACTCCAAGAATGGGTGCTCAGAGAGTGGGAAGAGCTTAAAAAGAAGGCCGAGGTTTTCGGCTAA
- the porA gene encoding pyruvate ferredoxin oxidoreductase, producing the protein MPKKVVSGNYAAAYAVKHARVEVVAAYPITPQTSIIEKIAEFIANGEVENLQYVPVESEHSAMAACIGASATGARTFTATSAQGLALMHEMLHWAAGARLPIVMVDVNRAMAPPWSVWDDQTDSLSQRDTGWLQFYAENNQEVYDGVLMAFKIAEHEKVNLPVMIVESAFILSHTYDVVDMPEQEEIDEFLPPRKPLYTLTDFENPFSVGALGTPADYYEFRYKIAKAMEEAKKVIKEVGKEYGERFGRDYSQMIELYRTDDAEIVFMGMGSLMGTVKEAVDILRSEGYKVGAAKVRWFRPFPREELYELAKNVEGIAVLDRNFSFGQEGILFNEAKGVLYNTDARPIMKNYIVGLGGRDLTVNDVKAIAKNMKEIIEKGKLDREIEWYHLKR; encoded by the coding sequence ATGCCAAAGAAAGTTGTGAGTGGTAATTATGCGGCTGCTTATGCTGTTAAACATGCTAGAGTTGAAGTTGTAGCTGCTTATCCTATCACTCCTCAGACTTCAATTATTGAGAAAATTGCTGAGTTCATAGCTAATGGAGAAGTTGAAAACCTCCAATATGTTCCTGTAGAGAGTGAGCATTCCGCAATGGCTGCCTGTATAGGTGCCTCAGCTACTGGTGCGAGAACTTTTACTGCAACTTCAGCCCAGGGTCTTGCTTTAATGCACGAGATGCTCCACTGGGCTGCTGGAGCAAGGCTTCCAATAGTCATGGTTGACGTTAACAGAGCAATGGCTCCCCCATGGAGTGTCTGGGATGATCAAACTGACTCTTTATCTCAGAGAGATACCGGATGGTTGCAGTTCTATGCTGAGAACAACCAAGAGGTTTACGATGGAGTGCTAATGGCATTTAAGATTGCAGAGCACGAGAAAGTTAATCTCCCAGTCATGATAGTTGAGAGCGCATTTATCTTGAGCCACACTTACGATGTAGTTGACATGCCAGAGCAGGAAGAAATAGATGAGTTCCTCCCACCAAGAAAGCCCTTATACACACTCACTGACTTCGAGAACCCATTCTCCGTTGGTGCTTTAGGAACTCCAGCCGACTATTACGAGTTCAGATACAAGATAGCTAAAGCAATGGAAGAAGCAAAGAAAGTCATCAAAGAGGTTGGAAAAGAGTATGGCGAGAGATTCGGAAGAGATTACAGCCAGATGATAGAGCTATACAGAACTGACGATGCTGAGATAGTGTTCATGGGAATGGGCTCTCTTATGGGAACTGTGAAAGAAGCAGTTGACATACTAAGAAGCGAGGGATACAAGGTCGGTGCTGCAAAGGTGAGATGGTTCAGGCCGTTCCCAAGGGAGGAGCTCTATGAATTAGCAAAGAACGTCGAGGGAATAGCGGTTCTTGACAGAAACTTCTCATTTGGACAAGAGGGAATCCTCTTCAATGAGGCTAAGGGTGTTCTGTACAACACCGATGCAAGGCCAATAATGAAGAACTACATCGTTGGACTCGGTGGAAGAGACCTAACCGTAAACGACGTAAAAGCAATAGCCAAGAATATGAAAGAGATAATTGAAAAAGGCAAGCTTGATAGAGAAATCGAATGGTACCACTTGAAGAGGTGA
- a CDS encoding 3-methyl-2-oxobutanoate dehydrogenase subunit delta, which translates to MNTLFGEKKAKAEKLVFKSVDEYPEAPITLGTTLLNFTGDWRTFMPVVDESKCIRCYICWKFCPEPAIYIKEDGHVAIDYDYCKGCGICANECPTKAITMVREEK; encoded by the coding sequence TTGAACACCTTATTCGGGGAGAAGAAGGCGAAAGCTGAAAAACTGGTATTTAAATCTGTTGATGAATATCCAGAAGCTCCAATAACACTAGGGACTACACTATTAAACTTCACAGGCGACTGGAGAACTTTCATGCCAGTTGTCGATGAGAGCAAGTGTATAAGGTGCTACATCTGCTGGAAATTCTGTCCAGAACCGGCAATATACATCAAAGAAGATGGACACGTAGCAATAGATTACGACTATTGTAAGGGCTGTGGAATCTGTGCAAACGAGTGCCCAACTAAGGCAATAACTATGGTGAGAGAAGAGAAGTGA